One region of Paucibacter aquatile genomic DNA includes:
- a CDS encoding Gfo/Idh/MocA family protein, producing MSATFPILDRPIRFALVGCGRIAKNHFEALAKHRDRAELVAVCDILPEALAAATAATGAQGFSSYTQMLAEAEADIVVLTTPSGLHPLQAIEAARAGFHVLSEKPMATKFEQGMAMVQACRDAGVKLFVVKQNRLNTTVQLVRKAIQQGRFGRIFMSTVNVFWTRPQSYYDAAKWRGRWDLDGGAFMNQASHYVDLLDWLVGPIDSVHAYTATLDRDIEAEDTGVLSARLRHGGLASINVTMLTYPQNLEGSITILGEKGTVKIGGTAVNKIEHWQFSDPHPDDELIKAASYDTGSVYGFGHPLYYDNVIKTLRGEASAEVDGYEGLRSLEVLVAAYRSARDGQRVGLPLVF from the coding sequence ATGAGCGCAACATTTCCTATCCTGGACCGACCCATTCGATTTGCTTTGGTCGGCTGCGGCCGTATTGCCAAGAACCATTTCGAAGCTCTTGCCAAACATCGAGATCGTGCGGAATTGGTTGCGGTGTGTGACATCTTGCCCGAGGCTTTGGCTGCAGCAACGGCCGCGACAGGTGCTCAGGGTTTCAGCAGTTACACGCAGATGTTGGCCGAAGCTGAAGCAGACATCGTCGTGTTGACCACGCCCAGCGGCCTTCATCCTCTGCAAGCAATTGAGGCGGCTCGTGCAGGGTTTCACGTGCTGAGCGAGAAGCCGATGGCCACGAAATTTGAACAAGGCATGGCCATGGTTCAGGCTTGCCGTGACGCAGGGGTCAAGCTCTTTGTGGTGAAGCAAAATCGTTTGAATACCACCGTGCAATTGGTCCGCAAAGCTATCCAGCAAGGCCGTTTCGGCCGCATTTTTATGAGCACTGTGAATGTGTTCTGGACCCGCCCCCAAAGTTACTACGACGCAGCCAAATGGCGCGGTCGTTGGGACCTGGATGGTGGTGCCTTCATGAATCAAGCCAGTCACTATGTGGACCTCTTGGACTGGCTGGTCGGTCCCATCGACAGCGTGCATGCATACACGGCGACGTTAGATCGTGATATCGAAGCGGAAGACACAGGGGTACTCAGCGCGCGTCTTCGCCATGGAGGGCTCGCTTCCATCAATGTGACTATGTTGACCTACCCTCAAAATCTGGAAGGGTCGATCACCATTCTTGGTGAAAAGGGCACGGTGAAGATTGGCGGGACGGCAGTGAACAAGATCGAACACTGGCAGTTTTCCGATCCGCATCCGGACGATGAATTGATCAAAGCTGCGAGCTACGACACAGGCAGTGTCTATGGCTTTGGTCACCCGCTCTATTACGACAATGTGATCAAAACCCTGCGTGGCGAGGCCAGCGCTGAGGTCGACGGTTACGAGGGCTTGCGATCGCTTGAAGTCTTGGTGGCCGCTTATCGCAGCGCCAGGGATGGGCAGCGCGTCGGCCTTCCCCTGGTGTTTTGA
- a CDS encoding glycosyltransferase, translating into MSELKALRLVLIGDGESPHLLKWARALAPQVELWAASSRGFLPDFEAVLPAARRYAMNTDPAHAGGNVALLKQLPALAEWLARVDADWLHAHYLTSHGTLAWMARRGWRLRARIAGSAWGSDILVTPEQSWPYRWLTRKVLKACSVCTSDSQHMTARMKDLGAGEVMTFPFGLEAMPKPPARKQPWLFFANRGLEPIYRPERVIDTFAAIARQQPEAQLVIANDGSLRAALEAQARALGADLAERIQFVGRLDAKRQAEQYARARWYLSLPQSDSVAVSVLEAMAHGCVPVLSDLPANHELLPEPGRGLILDPENEAAREALPGRLLALDTAAAAAANRDWVARHGLFAPAVQRFLTRLKELSAP; encoded by the coding sequence GTGAGTGAGTTGAAGGCCTTGCGCCTGGTCTTGATCGGTGATGGCGAGAGCCCGCACCTGCTGAAATGGGCGCGGGCGCTGGCGCCGCAGGTGGAGCTGTGGGCGGCCTCTTCGCGGGGCTTTCTGCCCGACTTCGAGGCCGTGCTGCCGGCGGCGCGGCGCTATGCGATGAACACCGACCCGGCGCATGCCGGCGGCAATGTGGCCTTGCTGAAGCAGCTGCCGGCGCTGGCGGAATGGCTGGCCCGTGTCGATGCCGATTGGCTGCATGCCCATTACCTGACCTCGCACGGCACCCTGGCCTGGATGGCCCGGCGCGGCTGGCGCCTGCGCGCCCGCATCGCGGGCTCGGCCTGGGGCAGTGACATCCTCGTCACGCCCGAGCAGAGCTGGCCTTACCGCTGGCTCACCCGCAAGGTCTTGAAGGCCTGCAGCGTGTGCACCTCTGATTCGCAGCACATGACGGCCCGGATGAAGGACTTGGGGGCAGGGGAGGTGATGACCTTTCCCTTCGGCCTGGAAGCCATGCCCAAGCCGCCGGCTCGCAAGCAGCCCTGGCTGTTTTTTGCCAACCGGGGGCTGGAGCCCATTTACCGGCCCGAACGTGTGATCGACACCTTCGCGGCCATTGCCAGGCAGCAGCCGGAGGCCCAGCTGGTGATCGCCAACGACGGCTCGCTGCGTGCGGCCTTGGAGGCTCAAGCACGGGCCCTGGGCGCCGATCTGGCCGAGCGCATCCAGTTCGTTGGTCGCCTGGACGCCAAGCGCCAGGCCGAGCAGTACGCCCGCGCCCGCTGGTATCTGAGCCTGCCCCAGAGTGACTCGGTGGCGGTGTCGGTGCTGGAGGCCATGGCCCATGGCTGCGTGCCAGTGCTCTCGGATCTGCCCGCCAACCACGAGCTGCTGCCAGAGCCTGGCCGCGGCCTGATCCTGGACCCAGAGAACGAGGCCGCACGCGAAGCCTTGCCAGGCCGTTTGCTGGCGCTGGACACCGCTGCGGCGGCAGCCGCCAACCGCGACTGGGTGGCCCGCCATGGCTTGTTTGCACCGGCGGTGCAGCGCTTCCTGACCCGATTGAAAGAACTGTCTGCCCCGTGA
- a CDS encoding lipopolysaccharide biosynthesis protein, with product MRSGLLRSTLTLLAGGVLAQALPLLLGPWLTRIYSPEEFGQFASLWALAANLAVVACARYEFALPLETEEADAAVLMALCARLLLAMTGVAALVGLILAWLAEAGQGPALLLPLAVLAGGLSQWLTLWASRVGRFSATALARVLQYGGAALLQLGLGLLAFGVWGLLLGPIVAGLAAALVLARPAPAGGWQMLWRQPWVELRAMARRHREFPLLNTPHAFAGALQDSLALFLLVWWLGDASAGFWALALRYLKAPAGLVGSALSQPLYTRLVALQTVEQARQLVQRLLLLLLALGLSLAVLLMVWGPDLFVWLFGERWREAGQLARALAPYIALHFVASPLSVATLAWGQQAWALRLALWGQLAFALGLGLGLFWGGLIGAAWGVSAMMSAYFMYFFLALPARAAVVPARASLS from the coding sequence ATGCGCTCCGGGCTGCTGAGGTCCACCCTGACCCTGCTGGCCGGGGGCGTGCTCGCCCAGGCTCTGCCTTTGTTGCTGGGGCCTTGGCTGACGCGGATCTACAGCCCGGAGGAGTTTGGTCAGTTCGCCAGCTTGTGGGCGCTGGCGGCCAATTTGGCGGTGGTGGCCTGCGCCCGCTATGAGTTCGCCCTGCCGCTGGAGACCGAGGAGGCGGACGCTGCGGTCCTGATGGCTTTGTGTGCCCGGCTCTTGCTGGCCATGACTGGTGTGGCGGCGTTGGTGGGCTTGATCTTGGCTTGGCTCGCAGAGGCTGGGCAGGGCCCAGCCTTGCTTTTGCCGTTGGCGGTGCTGGCGGGCGGGCTGAGCCAGTGGCTCACGCTCTGGGCCAGCCGGGTAGGACGCTTCAGTGCCACGGCCCTGGCCCGCGTGCTGCAGTATGGCGGCGCAGCCCTGTTGCAGCTGGGTCTGGGTCTGCTGGCCTTCGGGGTTTGGGGCTTGCTGCTCGGCCCTATCGTCGCGGGCCTCGCCGCGGCCTTGGTCTTGGCCCGGCCGGCGCCGGCCGGGGGCTGGCAGATGTTGTGGCGCCAGCCCTGGGTGGAGCTGCGGGCCATGGCGCGACGCCATCGCGAGTTCCCTCTGCTCAACACGCCCCATGCCTTTGCCGGGGCCTTGCAGGACAGCCTGGCGCTGTTTTTGTTGGTGTGGTGGCTCGGTGATGCCTCGGCCGGCTTTTGGGCCTTGGCCTTGCGCTATCTGAAGGCGCCGGCGGGTTTGGTGGGCAGTGCCTTGTCGCAGCCGCTGTACACCCGCTTGGTGGCCTTGCAGACCGTCGAACAGGCGCGTCAGCTGGTACAGCGCCTTCTGCTGCTGCTGCTGGCCCTCGGCTTGAGTTTGGCGGTGCTGCTGATGGTCTGGGGGCCGGACCTGTTCGTCTGGCTGTTCGGCGAGCGCTGGCGCGAGGCCGGGCAATTGGCCCGCGCGCTGGCGCCCTATATCGCCCTGCATTTCGTTGCCTCGCCGCTGTCGGTGGCCACACTGGCCTGGGGTCAGCAGGCCTGGGCGCTGCGTCTGGCGCTGTGGGGGCAGTTGGCCTTTGCCCTGGGCTTAGGCCTGGGCCTGTTCTGGGGCGGCTTGATCGGCGCGGCCTGGGGGGTGTCTGCGATGATGTCGGCCTACTTCATGTACTTTTTCCTGGCCTTGCCCGCCCGCGCCGCCGTGGTTCCGGCGCGTGCGAGCTTGAGTTGA
- the lysS gene encoding lysine--tRNA ligase, with product MMTQHTPPAPHHAPAAQDENQLITERREKLAALRAKTAVPFPNDFKPQHRALPLNQRYGDLDNETLEPQAVAVSVAGRLMLKRVMGKASFGTLQDATGRIQLFVTKDGVGEESYDAFKHMDLGDIVGAEGQLFKTKTGELSVRVTTLRLLTKSLRPLPDKFHGMADQEQKYRQRYVDLITDEHARARFIARSKAVSSIRSFMVEHSFLEVETPMLHPIPGGANAKPFITHHNALDQEMYLRIAPELYLKRLIVGGFERVFEINRNFRNEGISVRHNPEFTMMEFYAAYWTHHDLMDFTEEVLRHAARAATGNARVSYAGKDVHLDEPFARLSVRQSLVVHAGLSEAEADDAELLRAKLKDLGEEAPKHWTLPELQFGMFEAVVEEKLWQPTFIIDYPVEVSPLARASDSNPKITERFELFITGREYANGFSELNDAEDQAARFHAQVANKDAGDEEAMFFDADFIRALEYGMPPTGGCGIGIDRLMMLITDSPSIRDIILFPALRREA from the coding sequence ATGATGACCCAGCACACCCCTCCCGCTCCGCACCACGCCCCTGCAGCCCAGGACGAGAACCAGCTGATCACCGAACGCCGCGAGAAACTGGCCGCGCTGCGTGCCAAGACCGCCGTCCCCTTCCCCAACGATTTCAAACCCCAGCACCGCGCCCTGCCGCTGAACCAGCGTTATGGCGATCTGGACAATGAAACGCTGGAGCCGCAGGCCGTGGCCGTCTCGGTGGCGGGCCGCCTGATGCTCAAGCGCGTGATGGGCAAGGCCTCCTTCGGCACCCTGCAAGACGCGACCGGCCGCATCCAGCTCTTCGTCACCAAGGACGGGGTCGGCGAGGAAAGCTACGACGCCTTCAAGCACATGGACCTGGGCGACATCGTCGGCGCCGAAGGCCAGCTCTTCAAGACCAAGACCGGCGAGCTGTCGGTGCGCGTCACCACCTTGCGCCTGCTGACCAAGAGCCTGCGCCCCTTGCCGGACAAGTTCCACGGCATGGCCGACCAGGAACAGAAGTACCGCCAGCGCTATGTCGACCTGATCACCGACGAGCACGCCCGCGCCCGCTTCATCGCCCGCTCCAAGGCCGTGTCCTCGATCCGCAGCTTCATGGTCGAGCACAGCTTCCTGGAAGTGGAAACGCCCATGCTGCACCCGATCCCGGGTGGCGCGAACGCCAAGCCCTTCATCACGCATCACAACGCGCTGGACCAGGAGATGTACCTGCGCATCGCGCCCGAGCTCTACCTCAAGCGCCTGATCGTGGGCGGCTTCGAGCGCGTGTTCGAGATCAACCGCAACTTCCGCAACGAAGGCATCTCGGTCCGGCACAACCCCGAGTTCACGATGATGGAGTTCTATGCGGCCTACTGGACGCACCATGATCTGATGGACTTCACCGAGGAAGTGTTGCGCCACGCCGCGCGCGCCGCCACCGGCAATGCCCGCGTCAGCTACGCCGGCAAGGACGTGCATCTGGACGAGCCCTTTGCTCGCCTCTCGGTGCGCCAATCCCTGGTCGTGCATGCCGGCCTGAGCGAGGCCGAGGCCGACGACGCCGAGCTGCTGCGCGCCAAGCTCAAGGACCTGGGCGAAGAAGCACCCAAGCACTGGACCCTGCCCGAGCTGCAGTTCGGCATGTTCGAGGCCGTTGTGGAAGAGAAACTCTGGCAGCCGACCTTCATCATCGACTACCCCGTCGAGGTCTCGCCCCTGGCCCGTGCCTCGGACAGCAACCCCAAGATCACCGAGCGCTTCGAGCTCTTCATCACCGGCCGCGAGTACGCCAATGGCTTCTCCGAGCTGAATGACGCCGAAGACCAGGCCGCCCGCTTCCACGCCCAGGTGGCCAACAAGGACGCCGGCGACGAGGAAGCGATGTTCTTTGACGCCGACTTCATTCGCGCCCTGGAATACGGCATGCCCCCGACCGGCGGCTGCGGCATCGGCATCGACCGCCTGATGATGTTGATCACCGATTCGCCCAGCATCCGCGACATCATCTTGTTCCCGGCGCTGCGCCGCGAGGCCTGA
- a CDS encoding DegT/DnrJ/EryC1/StrS family aminotransferase — MPFIDLKAQYLALKSSIDARIQAVLDHGQYIMGPEVKELEEKLAAYVGSKHCVTVSSGTEALLIALMALDLKPGDEVITTPFTFAATAEVIVLLGGVPVFVDIEPDTCNIDVTKIEAAITSRTRAIMPVSLYGQVADMDEINAIAARHGNLPVIEDAAQSFGASYKGKKSCGLSTFGATSFFPSKPLGCYGDGGALFTNDDALAQAAREIRVHGQSQRYTHTRLGVGGRMDTLQCAVVLAKLERFDWEIEQRLRLGDRYQHLLSDLPVQRLAVRPDRNCVWAQFTVILNDRPKVQQALQTAGIPTAIHYPRPLHLQPAYQSYGQGLSHPHSELAGQRVMSLPMSPDLTQEQQDRVVAELAKALKV; from the coding sequence TTGCCGTTCATCGACCTCAAGGCTCAATACCTGGCCTTGAAGTCCAGCATTGATGCGCGTATCCAGGCTGTTCTGGATCATGGGCAGTACATCATGGGGCCGGAAGTTAAAGAGTTGGAAGAAAAACTCGCGGCCTACGTTGGCTCCAAGCACTGCGTCACCGTGTCGAGTGGTACTGAGGCTTTGCTGATCGCCCTCATGGCGCTGGATTTGAAGCCTGGAGATGAAGTCATCACCACGCCGTTCACATTTGCAGCTACGGCCGAGGTCATTGTGCTTCTCGGTGGCGTACCGGTGTTCGTTGATATTGAACCTGACACCTGCAATATCGATGTCACCAAGATAGAGGCGGCCATCACTTCACGCACACGCGCCATCATGCCTGTCAGCCTCTACGGGCAGGTGGCTGATATGGACGAGATCAATGCCATTGCAGCCCGTCACGGCAATTTGCCAGTGATCGAAGATGCTGCACAGAGTTTTGGTGCCAGCTACAAGGGCAAAAAGAGCTGTGGCCTGTCGACCTTTGGAGCCACCAGCTTTTTTCCGAGCAAGCCTTTGGGGTGCTATGGGGACGGTGGTGCTTTGTTCACGAATGATGACGCGCTCGCTCAAGCGGCCCGAGAAATTCGGGTACACGGTCAAAGTCAGCGTTACACCCACACGCGCTTGGGTGTAGGTGGGCGAATGGACACCTTGCAGTGCGCAGTCGTGCTGGCCAAACTTGAGCGCTTCGATTGGGAAATCGAGCAGCGTTTGCGTTTGGGTGATCGCTATCAGCATCTGCTGAGTGATTTGCCGGTTCAGCGTCTGGCCGTTCGACCGGATCGGAATTGCGTTTGGGCGCAGTTCACGGTCATCCTGAATGACCGCCCCAAGGTGCAGCAGGCTCTTCAGACTGCAGGCATCCCGACTGCGATCCACTACCCCCGCCCCTTGCACCTGCAGCCGGCATATCAGTCATACGGGCAAGGCCTGTCTCACCCGCACAGCGAGTTGGCAGGCCAGCGGGTGATGAGCTTGCCCATGAGCCCCGACCTTACCCAAGAGCAACAGGACCGAGTGGTCGCTGAGTTGGCCAAGGCCTTGAAGGTGTGA
- a CDS encoding DUF3108 domain-containing protein yields the protein MADGLIQLTRGGQPLAARRSWWLPAALTLPVLVLHGCLGEAVLEMHQRWTELAEMPPRLSVSYVSELKQSRPPAAPAAAPALLRPVSKKPLGAAPAHAQAASASVPEPAQPEPDKALLPEPAASRPELEPVPPLPELAASAEAAAATSQAAGSAASQASAEGPSFQPGPEWPPSTRLRYDLTGNYRGAVTGEAQVEWIREGSRYQVHLDVSVGPSFAPLISRRMSSDGRLTPDGIAPQRYDEDTRVLFSSRRRVSVLFQGDQLTLANGRVEPSAPGMQDAASQFVQLTWLFLTGRQSLREGLVLELPLALPRRQYRWRYEVLGRETLATPMGELDTWHLKPSVVAGGGDLTAEVWLAPTLQYLPVRLRIRQDEQTYIDLMLKAPPAQAAEGSPAPAPIVKPKIETPNPNLP from the coding sequence ATGGCTGACGGGCTGATTCAGCTGACCCGCGGGGGGCAGCCATTGGCAGCGCGCCGCTCCTGGTGGCTACCGGCCGCCTTGACGCTGCCGGTGCTGGTCCTGCACGGCTGTCTGGGTGAGGCCGTCCTCGAGATGCACCAGCGCTGGACCGAGCTGGCGGAGATGCCGCCCAGGCTCAGCGTCAGCTATGTGAGCGAGTTGAAGCAGAGTCGACCGCCTGCCGCGCCGGCCGCAGCACCGGCACTCTTGCGGCCGGTGAGCAAGAAGCCGCTCGGGGCGGCGCCCGCCCATGCGCAGGCGGCTTCGGCATCTGTGCCGGAGCCGGCACAACCGGAGCCCGACAAGGCCTTGCTGCCCGAACCTGCTGCCAGCAGGCCCGAGCTTGAACCGGTCCCGCCCTTGCCTGAGCTGGCGGCCAGTGCCGAAGCTGCTGCTGCTACGAGCCAAGCCGCAGGTTCAGCGGCAAGCCAGGCCTCAGCCGAGGGCCCAAGCTTTCAACCCGGCCCCGAATGGCCGCCCTCGACCCGTTTGCGTTACGACTTGACCGGCAATTACCGCGGTGCCGTCACCGGCGAGGCACAGGTGGAATGGATCCGCGAGGGCAGTCGCTACCAGGTGCATCTGGACGTTTCGGTGGGTCCCAGCTTTGCGCCCTTGATCTCGCGCCGTATGAGCAGCGATGGCCGTCTGACGCCCGATGGCATCGCCCCGCAACGGTATGACGAGGACACGCGGGTGCTGTTCAGCAGCCGGCGTCGCGTCAGCGTGCTCTTTCAGGGGGATCAGCTGACGCTGGCCAATGGTCGGGTCGAGCCGTCCGCGCCCGGCATGCAGGATGCCGCCAGCCAGTTCGTGCAGCTGACCTGGCTGTTTCTGACCGGCCGCCAGAGCTTGCGCGAAGGCCTTGTGCTGGAACTGCCGCTGGCCCTGCCGCGCCGCCAGTACCGTTGGCGCTACGAGGTGCTGGGGCGCGAAACCCTGGCCACGCCCATGGGCGAGCTCGACACCTGGCATCTCAAGCCCTCGGTGGTGGCCGGCGGTGGCGACCTGACCGCCGAAGTCTGGCTGGCGCCCACCTTGCAATACCTGCCCGTGCGCCTGCGCATCCGCCAGGACGAACAGACCTACATCGATCTCATGCTCAAGGCGCCGCCGGCCCAGGCGGCCGAGGGCTCGCCTGCCCCAGCGCCTATAGTGAAGCCCAAGATCGAGACCCCGAACCCCAACCTTCCCTGA
- a CDS encoding glycosyltransferase family 4 protein, translated as MKILLINHYAGSPQHGMEFRPFYLAREWVRMGHQVLILGSVKSHVRATEPQPGVQIIDGVHYCWYDTPEYQGNGLGRLRNIGSFCRQVWGDGKNLAEGFQPDAVIASSTYPMDIWVARKIASLARAQLVYEVHDLWPLSPIELSGMSPYHPFAMLCQKAENDAYRDADVVVSMLPKVHEHMAAHGLDLRKLHIVPNGIALDEWSDTAPPAPLQGELAAHLDALAAQGQLVLGYAGSHGLPNALDVLLDAARLLQQAPAGSPARRVAIVMVGGGHEKARLQARVAAEGLSQVRCFDAIPKAQIPALLARFDIAYIGWQRTPIYRFGIAPNKLMDYMMARRPVLHSVEAGNDPVREAGAGLTVPPEDAQAVADGVLRLAALSAAERAAMGERGRAFVLAEHSYPVLARRFLAALSALAPKAEGEGPRP; from the coding sequence GTGAAGATCCTGCTCATCAACCATTACGCCGGCTCACCGCAGCACGGCATGGAGTTCCGCCCCTTCTACCTGGCGCGGGAATGGGTGCGCATGGGCCACCAGGTGCTGATCCTGGGTTCGGTGAAATCGCATGTGCGCGCCACCGAGCCTCAGCCGGGCGTGCAGATCATCGACGGCGTGCACTACTGCTGGTATGACACGCCCGAGTACCAAGGCAATGGGCTGGGGCGCTTGCGCAATATCGGGTCTTTTTGCCGGCAGGTCTGGGGCGATGGCAAGAATCTGGCCGAGGGTTTCCAGCCCGATGCGGTGATCGCGTCCAGCACTTACCCCATGGACATCTGGGTGGCGCGCAAGATTGCGAGTCTGGCCCGTGCGCAGCTGGTCTACGAGGTGCACGACCTCTGGCCCCTGTCGCCGATCGAGCTTTCGGGCATGTCGCCGTACCATCCCTTTGCCATGCTTTGCCAGAAGGCCGAGAACGACGCCTACCGCGATGCCGATGTGGTGGTCTCCATGCTGCCCAAGGTGCATGAGCACATGGCCGCCCATGGCCTGGATCTGCGCAAGCTGCACATCGTGCCCAATGGCATTGCGCTGGATGAGTGGTCCGACACGGCGCCGCCCGCGCCGCTGCAGGGCGAGCTGGCCGCGCACCTGGATGCTTTGGCGGCGCAGGGCCAGCTGGTGCTGGGCTATGCGGGCTCGCACGGCCTGCCCAATGCGCTCGATGTGCTGCTCGACGCCGCCCGCCTGCTGCAGCAGGCGCCCGCGGGCAGCCCGGCTCGGCGCGTGGCCATCGTCATGGTCGGTGGCGGCCACGAGAAGGCCCGCCTGCAGGCCCGCGTGGCGGCCGAGGGCCTGAGCCAGGTGCGCTGTTTCGATGCCATCCCCAAGGCCCAGATCCCCGCCTTGCTGGCTCGCTTTGACATCGCCTACATCGGCTGGCAACGCACGCCGATCTACCGATTCGGCATCGCACCCAACAAGCTGATGGACTACATGATGGCGCGACGGCCGGTGCTGCATTCGGTGGAGGCCGGCAACGACCCGGTGCGCGAAGCCGGCGCCGGCTTGACCGTGCCACCCGAGGACGCGCAGGCGGTGGCCGATGGCGTGTTGCGCCTGGCGGCGCTGAGCGCTGCGGAGCGCGCCGCCATGGGCGAGCGTGGCCGTGCTTTTGTGTTGGCCGAGCACAGCTATCCGGTCCTGGCGAGGCGCTTTTTAGCGGCTCTGTCCGCTCTGGCGCCGAAGGCTGAGGGCGAGGGGCCACGGCCATGA
- a CDS encoding acyltransferase yields the protein MNRPSPYPDTLPAAPLWRRAWQPLKLLASRLWGTRMVWGFVRGDGVFLPNTRISNTSEVFDRPALDVGDHVFIGHFSVLDASGGLHIGEGCQIGFFTGLFSHSSHAAIRLYGRAYVSTPEKQAYFKAPVSLGPYCFVGAHATLLPGTRLGKGCIVSAYSLVSGEFPDFAIIAGNPAQQVGDTRRMDARLLAQHPELQPHYLAWAGALPSAVDEVSA from the coding sequence ATGAACCGACCTTCCCCGTACCCTGACACCTTGCCTGCTGCGCCCCTGTGGCGGCGCGCCTGGCAGCCGCTCAAGCTGCTGGCTTCGCGCCTGTGGGGCACGCGCATGGTCTGGGGCTTTGTGCGCGGTGACGGAGTCTTTCTGCCCAACACCCGCATCAGCAACACCAGCGAGGTGTTCGACCGGCCGGCGCTGGATGTGGGCGACCATGTGTTCATCGGCCACTTCAGCGTGCTCGATGCCAGTGGCGGGCTGCACATCGGCGAGGGCTGCCAGATCGGCTTTTTCACCGGCTTGTTCAGCCATTCCAGCCATGCCGCCATCCGCCTGTATGGCCGGGCCTATGTCAGCACGCCCGAGAAGCAGGCCTATTTCAAGGCGCCGGTCTCGCTCGGCCCTTATTGTTTTGTCGGCGCCCATGCCACGCTGCTGCCCGGCACCCGGCTGGGCAAGGGCTGCATCGTGTCGGCCTACTCGCTGGTCAGCGGTGAGTTCCCGGATTTCGCCATCATCGCGGGCAACCCGGCCCAGCAGGTGGGTGACACGCGGCGCATGGATGCGCGTCTGTTGGCCCAGCACCCGGAGCTGCAGCCGCATTACCTGGCCTGGGCCGGCGCCTTGCCGAGCGCCGTCGACGAGGTGTCGGCGTGA
- a CDS encoding acyltransferase: protein MAYWKHESAIVDEGAELGEGTKVWHFAHVSPGAKIGARCALGQGVYVGNDVQIGDNVRIQNNVSVYDAVTLEDDVFCGPSMVFTNVYNPRAAVARKNEYRRTLIRQGATLGANCTIVCGNTVGRYAFVGAGAVVQKDIPDFALVVGVPARRIGWMSRFGERLELPLQGYAETTCLHTGDRYLLRGDSCELVEVGKDKQ, encoded by the coding sequence ATGGCTTACTGGAAGCATGAAAGCGCCATCGTGGATGAGGGCGCTGAGTTGGGTGAAGGCACCAAGGTTTGGCATTTCGCGCACGTGAGTCCGGGCGCAAAAATTGGTGCTCGTTGCGCTTTGGGGCAAGGTGTGTACGTAGGCAACGACGTGCAAATTGGTGACAACGTCCGCATCCAAAATAATGTGTCGGTGTACGACGCCGTAACGCTTGAAGACGACGTGTTCTGCGGTCCGAGCATGGTGTTCACCAATGTGTACAACCCTCGTGCCGCCGTGGCGCGCAAGAACGAGTACCGCCGCACCCTCATCCGGCAAGGCGCGACCTTGGGTGCGAATTGCACCATTGTTTGTGGCAACACCGTGGGTCGGTATGCGTTTGTCGGAGCAGGCGCCGTCGTGCAAAAAGACATTCCAGACTTCGCGCTTGTTGTCGGGGTTCCGGCTCGGCGCATTGGTTGGATGAGTCGCTTTGGTGAGCGATTGGAGTTGCCCTTGCAAGGGTATGCCGAGACAACATGCCTGCATACGGGCGATCGCTATCTCTTGCGGGGCGACTCGTGTGAATTGGTTGAAGTGGGAAAAGATAAGCAATGA
- a CDS encoding enoyl-CoA hydratase, translating to MSSYECIITAVHGDGPRKTALITLNRPKALNALSDPLFDELGEALLAFDADDSIGCIVLTGSERAFAAGADIPTLAQHDFQSAVRTDMITRNWEHILRVKKPVIAAVAGFALGGGCELAMMCDFIIAADTAKFGQPEVKLGVTPGAGGTQRLPRAVGKAKAMDLLLTARMMDATEAERSGLVSRVVPADKLLEETLAAAEAINGFSAPALQLIKELVNRSFESGLKEGVTSERRVFHAVFGTDDQREGMDAFLNKRPPVFKHGKR from the coding sequence ATGAGCAGTTACGAATGCATCATCACCGCCGTGCACGGCGACGGCCCGCGCAAGACCGCCCTGATCACCCTGAACCGCCCCAAGGCCTTGAACGCGCTGAGCGATCCGCTGTTCGACGAGCTGGGCGAGGCCCTGCTGGCTTTTGATGCCGACGACAGCATCGGCTGCATCGTGCTGACCGGCTCCGAGCGTGCCTTCGCCGCCGGTGCCGACATCCCGACCCTGGCCCAGCACGACTTCCAGAGCGCCGTGCGCACCGACATGATCACGCGCAACTGGGAGCACATCCTGCGCGTGAAGAAGCCGGTAATCGCAGCCGTGGCCGGCTTCGCCCTGGGTGGCGGCTGCGAGCTGGCCATGATGTGCGACTTCATCATCGCGGCCGACACCGCCAAGTTCGGCCAGCCGGAAGTGAAGCTCGGCGTGACGCCGGGTGCCGGCGGTACCCAGCGCCTGCCGCGCGCCGTGGGCAAGGCCAAGGCCATGGACCTGCTGCTGACCGCCCGCATGATGGACGCGACCGAGGCCGAGCGCAGCGGCCTGGTCTCACGCGTGGTGCCGGCGGACAAGCTGCTGGAAGAAACCCTGGCGGCCGCCGAGGCCATCAACGGCTTCAGCGCCCCGGCCCTGCAGCTGATCAAGGAGCTGGTCAACCGCAGCTTCGAGAGCGGCTTGAAAGAGGGCGTCACCTCGGAGCGACGTGTTTTCCATGCGGTGTTTGGCACCGACGACCAGCGCGAGGGCATGGATGCGTTCTTGAACAAGCGGCCGCCAGTCTTCAAGCACGGCAAGCGCTGA